Part of the Falco biarmicus isolate bFalBia1 chromosome 4, bFalBia1.pri, whole genome shotgun sequence genome, GGATTAGAGTACAGCTGAGGATTCAATGGATACTTTCTATTTGTATCAGAAGACAATGAAAACTTGTTCACTGTTTCTTAGTCATAGCTGCAGATAATGCAGCTGAGGTCATGTTGACAAAGGAATTAATACTTATATTTAGAATAACTTCTTGTAGCTCCCAATTTGAAGTCAGACAGCTGCACCACTAACTCACTGAATGCCAGTGAACTAGATGTTCTGTGCAGCAGCGGCTTAGGAGCCCAGGTGCAGCGCCTCACTAGTGCAATGCATTGCTCTCGGGGTCTTAATGGGAATCTCAGCGGTGTTACACTCTTCTCATGGATTTGCTTACCTGGCAAGTTGACTTCTCAAGCCATGTACGTGCTCCTGAACATTATTATTTGATGTGCAATTAAAGAGGAATCAGACAAATTGTGATTTAAGAGTAGGTAATAAAAAGAGTTGTGCGCGTACTCCAACAGGTCGCACCACTGGGGGCCAAACACACATTTTGCAGCGGACTGTGGGAAGGCCACCCACCACATCGCCTGCTCGCAGGCAGACAGCTGCAGCCGCAGGCTCTGCCTGTGCCAACGGCCACCCCTGCCGCCACCGCCAGCTTCAACCTCTCCAGCCATCCAAGGGTCGAGCTGTCACCCTGCTGTCCGCCAGCACCGGGGCCAAGGGCACCAACCCTCCCGCCGGGCAGCGAGCGAGGCCGCGGCCGCTCTCCTCGCCCCACCGAGGCACGCTTGGGGCCCGCGCTCTGGCTCCGCGCCCCGGGGCGCCCCACGGGCCAGGGCCCAGGCCAGCAGGCACGGCGGTCGCTGCCCGCCCCTCACAGGCGGCCTCGGGGCAGGAGAGCGGCCCACCCGTGCGTTACCTGTACTGCCTGACCGCCAGAGCCCCCGCGGGCTGCCGAGGGAAGCCGGGCAGGTGGACGCGCAGGTACCGCTCCAATCTCTCCTGGTCGAAGCGGTGCCGCGGCCCCACCTCGGTGGTGCCCGGCTCCGCCGCCATGCCTGGCCCCTGCCCTGCGGCCGCAGGCGGAGCTGCctcgcccggcccggcccggccctgcgtCGCCGCGGCAACCGGGGGCGGCTCGGTCCGTCAAGGAAAGCGGTCCCCGGCGCCGAGCCAGCGGGGTTCTCGGAGCCGGGTGGCTTCTCCTGGAAGAAAGCGGCTCCCAGGAGGTAGTCACCGCCCCGGCTGACACCTGCCCTCCTCAGTCCCCGCCGGAGCCCGCTCGCTGCCCGctgctgcggggcagcaggcccCCTCGGGGCGGGAACGCTCCCCGAGGCGTCGGGGCGAGCAGGGGACGGCGCTCCCTGCCGCTCCCGGAAGCTCCCTCGGACGGGGAGACGTGTCGCTGCGGCGTCGCCGGCGCTGCCATGGCGGAGCCGAGccggctggagcagctggagcgGCGTGTgcgggagctggaggaggagctggcCCGGGAGAggagcgggcggcggccgccgcgggcCCGCATCGAGAGCATGAGCCCGGAGGTGACGGACTCCAACCCCTACAGGTGCGGCCGGCGGGCGAGAGCGctgtgggggagggggctgcgcCTGCGGAGCTGGATTGCGGCGAGAGCTATGAGGAGGAGGCCTAGAGCCCGTGTCAGGGTGtgcaggatggggaagagggagggctCTGCGGCCTCAGGAACTGTGGAAAAGGGGAAGAGGCACGTGGAGGTGGgctggggccggcgggggcccgagggatggggctgggggtgctggagGTGGATGctctgtggggaggaggggagagatgCACTCAGGTTTCCCacctggctgggctggcaggggtgTCCACCGGGGTTATTTTATGTTGTCTTGCCTTACAGCACGGGCAGACAGAGAGGAGACCCTGTGAGTTTTTCAGCTAAGTAGCTAATAAATGGAACAGCTGTTGGTATTACATGAGGTCTCATTCCCGTTCCTCTAACTTAGGTGGTTTAGAGAAGTCTTGAGGATCTCGGACCCCTTCTAATGCTCAGGTCTTCTGGAAATCTGATGCACTTTTAATTTTCAGGATACAAGTTGATACTTGTTCTTTCATTGATACTTTCAATGAAAAAATGCAATAGTAGGATAAAATGTTACTTTACAATCTCTCCAGTTATCCTCACAACCTGATCTTCtctataactttttttttaatgttatatttGAGTTAACCAAATTGATCAGAAAGCAGTGAAAAGTCTTCACTGGCCTGCTGCCATATGgttcattacagaaaaaagcatAGGCTTTCATTCTGTAAATctgggattatttttcaaaaatagctGTGCGTCCTCCTGATTTCACTGATGTTACTCATACCAACTGAATAAGTGCATGAGTTTCTGCAGGGTTCAGTACTCTGTTGCTCATAGGAAAGCACCCACTGTCTCGTTTAGACTGTATCTAGCTGGCAGTTACAactacagagaaaacagcaggcTTGAGTTTGGTGCGTGGCAGggttgtttttaaagcaaaagtgatttttaaataccagaaaagcaaaattgctATTGGAAAAGTAGAGAGGATTTTCTGTATAacattgctgtttttctttgtagtcGCTTGATGGCATTAAAAAGAATGGGAATTGTCAAAGACTATGAGGTAGGATTCTATCTGCATTAAAACACCCTTGCATTTTTACCCTGCAAGGACCACTTTTGATATACTgatctgtgttttatttctttctacaGAAAATTCGTACCTTTACAGTTGCAGTAGTAGGTGTAGGTGGAGTTGGCAGTGTGACTGCTGAAATGTTGACAAGGTGTGGCATTGGTAAGGTAATGAGAGTTTTCTTCTACTTCTTTATAGGAGATGGACCAGTCTTTTCACAGAAGAGTTAATTTGATTTCACTCAGTTgatttttcccaaataaaaaagTACTGTGAAGACGCACTCAAGAACAGTACTTGTGTAAACATCACAAACAAAGagtctgtatttttcttatgCTAGTAAAATTGATTTACTTAGGGCTTAATTCTGTATTGTGTGAATGGTTCTTGTTTGGATATTGTCTTCTACATGCTTTTATGTAAGCTCAAGTGAACAAGTTGATGTTCATGAAATGGAGATGTGGTAGATGTCAGGCAGATATTTTTATCGCAAACATTAGTTTGTCATACGGCAGACTTAAAGCTAAAAATTTAGCAgtggttaaaaataatttgatggtGTCTAGATAGCAAGGACCTCCAGAGTTAATagaacaggatttttctttaaagggtGAATTTGTGCAGTGGCTTAGATGTTTGTATTTCCAGGCAAACCTGACCATTGATTCTTGGAACTTTGAGAAGTTTCTTAATACAGAGGTGATGCAGCTATTGCAAAGTTTATTGCCCCTTTCTCTGAAGGAGCATTTCCTGAAGACCAGCATCTTGGGCATAGAAAAGGACATTGGATAGTTGATTCAGAATCAACATGTCCCTGTCTTATTTAGGTATTTCAAATGAATTGTTTTTGAAGAACTACATGCCAAAACAAGTGAAAGAAATTACACATTTCCAGTTAATGCCATAACAGCAAGTAGGAATGTGATAACAGAGGTGATACTGTTCATGTAGATGATCTGAATTTTCTTAGTTTAAATCAAATGGacagtttgctttttattaagaGTGGTTTTCATGACTTAACGAGTCAGGTCCTGGTGAATGGCAGTTGGAATTCAGTCTTCGCGTACTTACAATGTTGGTACCTTTTGTATGTGAACTGAATGGGActgcagggatggagggcaTGTTtagttgggggttttgttgctggttttagaggagttttgttgtttaaaatgtCTTGCTGTAGTGCTGTGGTTGCAGTCTTTGGAGTTTCACGTAGATTAATACTATCTTTATTGTAGCTGCTTCTGTTTGATTACGACAAAGTGGAACTGGCAAACATGAACAGACTCTTCTTCCAACCTCATCAAGCTGGATTAAGTAAAGTGCAAGCAGCAGAGCATACTTTGAGGTATAACTTGGAGAAATGGgtatcaaaatacattttacccACAGTGCTGCTCCAGGAAACTGGTGTTTCACTCTTAATCACTCGCAAAGTAGCATGATATAATTTGGAGATTTGGGCATAAAATAGTTGTGGGAAAGGTTGATATTTTAAGGACATTTTTGTACTGGCCAAAACCTCAGTGTGAGTCTACTTTTTATGTATAGCTAATTTTGCTTGGAAGTTTGGTATAAACTATGCCACTTCAAtatgttgtggggtttttctcaTCTAGTCTGGGAATTTTTGACAAATATGGGTGTATTCCAGACTTCGGACTGGAAGCTTAAGGCTGTAGCTTGTGTAGTTAGTGAAGTTAGGGAGCAGAATGCAAGttaccattttatttattaatattcacTCTGTTTCCTCCATAAGGAATATTAATCCTGATGTTCAATTTGAAGTACATAACTACAACATCACAACACTGGACAACTTTGAACACTTCATGGATAGAATAAGGTAAAAAATCTCTGAACAAAAGCATGTCACTAACTTCTGCTGATGTGTGGTTCTGTACAGCctcacatttttattcttgtttgtttttttttaatttaatgacTGCTAATTGGAAACCAGTGggaaatatgtatatataaagacGTTCCAGCCTAGACCTTTTCTCTGGAGCTGGCATTTATTTCTACTGTTACAGTTATATATTATATTAGTGCATCTTTAGATTTCCAGCCAAAGCTGCAGGTCTTAACAGGCTTTTTCCATTATAGAAAACAGATCAGATCATATTTTGACTGCTCTGGAGCAGTTTCAGATATGCTTTGTagaatgaagaaaggaaatagtTATTAGTGGATCTCAGACTAGGTTCTGAAGTAACTTTTCCCATTTGCAGTTATGTTGTACAAAGGTGCTCTTTTGCAATACTTTTTATTGTGACTGTATACTATATACAACTTACTTTAATCTAAAATGCACTTATATTTAAAACCCACCTTCAGCATGCTCTTGTGTCTATTGTAGATCTATGATGCTAGTTTTGTCCTGTTCTGCATTTGCACAGGTTTTATTAGAAATACACTTCCCATGTGCTTCTATACTCTAAAGCAGTATGTTGATTCCCCTGCTGGTATTTAGTTCTGCCAGCAATGTTATGCAAACTTCTGATACTTATTTCAGTAACGGTGCGCTAGAGGAAGGGCAGCCTGTCGATCTTGTTCTAAGCTGTGTGGACAACTTTGAAGCTCGCATGGCTATTAACACGGTAAGGCCATTGAAGGTGTGAGCTTCACATATTTTCTTCTATGGTGTTAGGAATTGTGGGGACTAGAGAAAGGACAGGAACTTTCAGGAATCTTCTAAGAAATTTCCTCCTTGGTTTAACAAAACAGAATCTGGGCTTTTTCCCAGTTCTTACGAAACacattttatatgtataaatataacTGTAGCCTTTTAAGTTACTGGCAGGTAATGCTTAGTGGAAGAGTTCAGTATTGTGAGCCCTCTCTGTCTTTCCAAATTATCCTGTTTATATAAAGGTATTATCAAAGCCTGGTATGTTAAATCTTGCTAACTTTCAAAAGACTGTGTATAGCTAATTGTATACTTCATATGACTTTTTGTATACTAAAAACATCTTAAGGCTATGTACCTAAtcaaactgggtttttttgtagtagCAGCCAGCATAGGGTACACGCcaaatgcatgttttctgtTACCCTTCAGCTAACTTGATTCATAAATTGCATGCACTGAAGGTACACAGATGCACAAACTACTTTTAGTCATGGATACAGTGTAATTAGATTCTGTAGTGTGCTAGTAACTGGATCACTAATGCATGTTCAAAAATCTCAGATCCTCAGGAAAGCACAAAGGGCTTCATGAGGATGACTTTAATTTGTCCTTCGATTTCCCCTTTGACTCTGATAAGCAATTTCTATTCTACCTTTTCTGATCATAACCTTTTTGTCTTAAAGTAGGAAGATCAGTGTGTTTAATCACTCTCAATTTactatgtttcttttttacttttttcttttccttaaacttctgcagtgctgatgtgtgtgtttctgtgtttctaagGCCTGCAATGAACTTGGACAAATCTGGATGGAATCTGGAGTGAGTGAAAATGCAGTGTCAGGCCATATACAGCTGATCATACCTGGTGAATCTGCTTGTTTTGCGGTATGCAGTACTCTGCTGAATAGCTCGTTTGTCTTTTAAAGTGGCACTGGAAATATGAAGATTAGCTGGGTAGTGAATGTGatcctggcacagctggtggAGTATCTTAAGATTGTGTGTGATCTGTGTGGCGGGAGCGTTCATACttcttttaaacttaatttctttatttcccatCAGTGTGCGCCTCCACTTGTAGTCGCTGCAAATATTgatgaaaaaacattaaaacgAGAAGGAGTTTGTGCAGCTAGTCTTCCTACAACTATGGGTGTTGTGGCAGGAATTCTCGTACAAAATGTTCTGAAGTAAGTGATTGAGTTGTTGCTTTTCGGTgtatgtagaggaatgaaggcagtgggttgattagcagtgataacatgcagctgtggccttgcctcagaggccgtgggttgattgacatggatgatgtgcagctgtagctcgttcccactaagtggttaaatagcccaGAGgatggggggggagggaggagtagtgtggtctgacccctggaggaaggagatacagcacaaacagtagaatctgaccaacagtaaagccttgttgcagtctactagtttgattgtgctgcaacaggtGTACAGCACAGTAAGAGAAAGAAACCTGAAGGAACATTTCATAATGATGGGTTtagttctttttctgtatttgtggcCTGTTTCCGTAAAGGTATTGGCATTATTGGACAGGGCTGAAATACACACTGCTTGAATTACTGGTGTGTTTACTTTGGGGTGGCTGTTCTTAATAGAACTTTTCAGGCATAAGAAAAAGGTCTTCAGAGTTTCTCGAAGAATTTCTTTTactgcatacacacacacacacatttttttcttagttctgCATTTAAATGTATTATGTGATCTCATTAAATTATAcacaaaaaatgctgaagtgcTGAAAATGTGTCTTTGAAATTTTGTACATGgacaaagaataaataatttctcttgCAGTGTTTGTATTCTAAAAACCTGAGGTGGATTAATATTAGTTATACAGCTGTATGACCTATTTTAATATTGTCAAGAAGTAGTCACATGACTCCAACTGCTAAAAGAACTGCATGTACcagcaaggaaaatatttgaacaACTTTGTACCCAGTTTTACTGTCTTTTACAAGCATCTTTGAGAAGAGGTTCTTATTTAGCCTGTTTGTAGCCTTAGCTTGGCTTTGTCAGTTATCCAAAAATTTATGGTTACAAAGAATAAAAGTTTTCAAGTTTGCAAGTGCCTATAAACAACAAAGCTCCATTTTCAGCTGTGCAGAGAGATGTATTATATAAAATTGCATAGCAACATC contains:
- the UBA5 gene encoding ubiquitin-like modifier-activating enzyme 5 isoform X1 — its product is MAEPSRLEQLERRVRELEEELARERSGRRPPRARIESMSPEVTDSNPYSRLMALKRMGIVKDYEKIRTFTVAVVGVGGVGSVTAEMLTRCGIGKLLLFDYDKVELANMNRLFFQPHQAGLSKVQAAEHTLRNINPDVQFEVHNYNITTLDNFEHFMDRISNGALEEGQPVDLVLSCVDNFEARMAINTACNELGQIWMESGVSENAVSGHIQLIIPGESACFACAPPLVVAANIDEKTLKREGVCAASLPTTMGVVAGILVQNVLKYLLNFGTVSYYLGYNAMQDFFPTMSMKPNPQCSDQNCRKQQENYKKREAAQPKQEVIEQKEEIVHEDNDWGIELVSEISEDELKAASGPVPELPEGITVAYTIPNKEENLVTEETVAESEESLEELMAKMRNM
- the UBA5 gene encoding ubiquitin-like modifier-activating enzyme 5 isoform X2, coding for MNRLFFQPHQAGLSKVQAAEHTLRNINPDVQFEVHNYNITTLDNFEHFMDRISNGALEEGQPVDLVLSCVDNFEARMAINTACNELGQIWMESGVSENAVSGHIQLIIPGESACFACAPPLVVAANIDEKTLKREGVCAASLPTTMGVVAGILVQNVLKYLLNFGTVSYYLGYNAMQDFFPTMSMKPNPQCSDQNCRKQQENYKKREAAQPKQEVIEQKEEIVHEDNDWGIELVSEISEDELKAASGPVPELPEGITVAYTIPNKEENLVTEETVAESEESLEELMAKMRNM